The Solirubrobacter pauli genomic sequence GCGCCGCCGCGGCGCCGCCGGCCGCCACGGTGCGCGAGCCGGGCTGCCGCCCGGCTGAGGACGCGGCGAGCTTCGGCGCGGGGAGCGTGCGCGTGTGCCCGGTCGGCGAGGACCGCCGCTACGCGCTCTACGAGCCGCGCGCGCTCGGACGCGAGCCCGTGCCGCTGATCGTGGCGCTGCACGGCGTCGGCGGCCCGCAGGCGACGCCCGCCGGCACCGCGCAGGCGTCCCGGCTGGGCGCCCTCGCGGACGCCGAGAGCGTCGCCGTGGCCTACGCCGACGGCAACGGCACCTGGAGCCACGCCGACGACGCCTACTTCTCGGCGCTGTTCGACGACGTCGCGCGCCACCGCGCGATCGACCCGCGGCGGGTCTACGTGATCGGCTGGTCCGGCGGCGGGTTCATGGTGCACCGGATCGCCTGCCGTCTCGCGGACCGGGTCGCCGCGGTGGCCGTGCTGCAGGCGCCGCTGCGCGGTGACTGCAGACCGAGCGCGCCGGTGAGCGTCCTGCAGATCGTCGGCGAAGCGGACCCGGTCATCCCCGTCGCCGGCGGCACGCTGCCGGACGGCACACGCGCGCCGAAGTTGACGACGGCGATGGCGCGCTGGCGCAGGCTCGCTGCCTGCGACCGCCCGACGATCCGCTCGGACGAAGGCATCTTCAACCAGCTCGCCGACTGCGACGGCGGCGCCTCCGTCGACCTGATCGCGCTGGAGGGCGGCGGCCACGTGTGGTACGGGCCCGACCAGCCCGCCCCCGACAACAAGGTCGACGCCACGCAGGAGGCGTGGCGGTTCTTCGCCGCGCACCCGAAGGCTCGCGGCCAGCGGACGACCTCGGACGTCGGCGGCGCGACCGAGCGCTGAGCGTGGTCGTCAGCCGGCTTCGGCGCGAAGCTGGTCCGCGAGCCCCTCGGCCTGGCGGAGCTGCTCCTGGAGCTTGGCGCACCGCTTGGCGGCGTCGTCGGCGTAGCGCGACAGCAGCTCTCGCGCCGCCGCCCGCGCATCCGGCCCCGCCGCTTGCAGCTGATCGCGGGCGTCGAGCAGCTCGCGCATCTCCTGGATGGTGAAGCCCAGCGGCTTCATCTGCTTGATCAGCGCCAGCCGATCGACCTGCAGCTCGCTGAAGAGGCGGAAGCCGCCGGCGGTCCGGGACTCCGGGGTCAGCAGCCCCTGCTCCTCGTAGTAGCGGACCGTGCGCAACGAGAGGCCGACGCGTTCGGCCACGTCGCCGATCTGCAGCAGCTTGCCGGTCTCGTCCATCGACCGTCTAGCCTACGCGTCACCAACCAACCCTTACGTTCATGTAAGGTTGCCTCGGTGCCGATGCCCTCGGCACGCCTCTCTCCCCTGTCGCTCCCCGAAGGATCCCCTTGCCAGTCCGCCTCACCCTGCCGTCGTTCGGCGTGCTTCGCGTCGAGCTGCTCGCCGGCCTCGTCGTCGCGCTCGCGCTCATCCCCGAGGCGATCTCGTTCTCGCTGATCGCCGGCGTCGACCCGCGCGTCGGGCTGTTCGCGTCGTTCACGATGGCGGTGACGATCGCGATCGCCGGCGGGCGGCCGGCGATGATCTCCGCGGCGACCGGCGCGATGGCGCTCGTGGTGGTCGGCCTGGTGAAGGACCACGGACTCGAGTACCTGCTGGCTGCGACGATCCTCGCGGGCGTGATCCAGATCGGGCTCGGCCTGCTCGGCGTGTCGAAGCTGATGCGGTTCGTGCCGCGGTCGGTGATGACCGGGTTCGTCAACGCGCTCGCGATCCTGATCTTCCTGGCGCAGCTGCCGCACCTGACCGGTGGCGGCGCGCTCGGCTACGCGCTGGTGGCCGCCGGGCTGGCGTTGATCTTCGTCCTGCCGCGCTTCACCACGGCGGTGCCCGCGCCGCTCGTGGCGATCGTGGTGCTGACCGTGGCGGTCGTGGCCTCCGGCTGGAGCCTGCCGGACGTCGGTGACGAGGGCGCGCTGCCCGACGCGCTGCCCGTGCTCGGCATCCCGAGCGTGCCACTGGACCTGGACACGCTGCGCATCATCGCGCCGTACTCCTTCACGCTCGCGATCGTCGGCCTGCTCGAGTCGCTGATGACCGCCAAGCTCGTCGACGACATCACCGAGACGCGCTCGGACAAGGAGCGCGAGACCCGCGGCCAGGGCATCGCCAACGTCGTCACCGGGTTCTTCGGCGGCATGGCCGGCTGCGCGATGATCGGCCAGACGATGATCAACGTGAAGGCCTCGGGCGCGCGCACCCGGATCTCCACGTTCTTCGCCGGCGCGTTCCTGCTCGTGCTGTGCGTCGGGCTCGGCGACGTGGTCGCGGTGATCCCGATGGCCGCGCTCGTGGCCGTGATGATCTTCGTCAGCGTCGCCACCTTCGACTGGCACAGCATCGCGCCGGCCACGCTGCGCCGGCTGCCCGCGGGCGAGACCGCGATCATGCTCGTCACGGTCGCCGCCACCGTCGCCACGCACAACCTCGCGATCGGCGTCGGCCTCGGCGTGCTCACGGCGATGGTGCTGTTCGCCCGGCGCGCGGCGCACCTCGTGCAGGTCGAGCGGGTCGAGGACCCCGACGGGACGACCGCCTTCTACTCCGTCACCGGCGAGCTGTTCTTCGCGTCCGACCAGGAGCTGATCGACGCGTTCGACTTCGCGGGCGACCCGCCGCGCGTGATCGTCGACCTGTCGCGCGCCCAGGTGTGGGACGCGTCGGCCGTCGCGGCGCTCGACGCGATCGAGACGCACTACGGCCGGCACGGGACCGCCGTGGAGATCACCGGCCTGAGCGCCGAGAGCGAAGCGCTGCACACGACGCTCTCGGGCCAGCTGGCCGGCGCGCACTGAGGCGCGCCGGCCGGCGGCGGACTACGGCTGAGTCGTGCTCAGCGTGAAGGTCAGCGTCTTCGAGTACGCCCCGGTGCGGAGCGCGTCGTTGGCACCGATCTTCTGCGTGAACAGGACGTCGACCTTCTCGTTGGAGGTCGGGCCGGTCCACGTGGACTTCGAGAGCGCCACCTGCAGCGGCTGCGGCAGGGAGAACGCCCCGTTGGTGAGATGGCCGGGGTCGGACACGCTCAGCGTCGCGTCACCCGCGGTGGAGATGACCGTCGCGTCCGTCTTGGCCGTGTAGGTCTTCTCCGCGCCCGGCGTGAACGCGCCGAACGTCGCGGGCGCCCCCAGGCTCAGGGCGAGCGTCGCGGGCACGCTGCCG encodes the following:
- a CDS encoding SulP family inorganic anion transporter produces the protein MPVRLTLPSFGVLRVELLAGLVVALALIPEAISFSLIAGVDPRVGLFASFTMAVTIAIAGGRPAMISAATGAMALVVVGLVKDHGLEYLLAATILAGVIQIGLGLLGVSKLMRFVPRSVMTGFVNALAILIFLAQLPHLTGGGALGYALVAAGLALIFVLPRFTTAVPAPLVAIVVLTVAVVASGWSLPDVGDEGALPDALPVLGIPSVPLDLDTLRIIAPYSFTLAIVGLLESLMTAKLVDDITETRSDKERETRGQGIANVVTGFFGGMAGCAMIGQTMINVKASGARTRISTFFAGAFLLVLCVGLGDVVAVIPMAALVAVMIFVSVATFDWHSIAPATLRRLPAGETAIMLVTVAATVATHNLAIGVGLGVLTAMVLFARRAAHLVQVERVEDPDGTTAFYSVTGELFFASDQELIDAFDFAGDPPRVIVDLSRAQVWDASAVAALDAIETHYGRHGTAVEITGLSAESEALHTTLSGQLAGAH
- a CDS encoding MerR family transcriptional regulator; translation: MDETGKLLQIGDVAERVGLSLRTVRYYEEQGLLTPESRTAGGFRLFSELQVDRLALIKQMKPLGFTIQEMRELLDARDQLQAAGPDARAAARELLSRYADDAAKRCAKLQEQLRQAEGLADQLRAEAG
- a CDS encoding alpha/beta hydrolase family esterase, with amino-acid sequence MRASLVLVLVFALAGCGAAAAPPAATVREPGCRPAEDAASFGAGSVRVCPVGEDRRYALYEPRALGREPVPLIVALHGVGGPQATPAGTAQASRLGALADAESVAVAYADGNGTWSHADDAYFSALFDDVARHRAIDPRRVYVIGWSGGGFMVHRIACRLADRVAAVAVLQAPLRGDCRPSAPVSVLQIVGEADPVIPVAGGTLPDGTRAPKLTTAMARWRRLAACDRPTIRSDEGIFNQLADCDGGASVDLIALEGGGHVWYGPDQPAPDNKVDATQEAWRFFAAHPKARGQRTTSDVGGATER